A part of Arachis hypogaea cultivar Tifrunner chromosome 12, arahy.Tifrunner.gnm2.J5K5, whole genome shotgun sequence genomic DNA contains:
- the LOC140176803 gene encoding protein MAIN-LIKE 2-like produces MLAALVERWRRLETHTFGEVTVTLEDVLYIFGLPIDGEVMTGWINSSHDFLIMQSLSEPQVSSSSKNYINLSWVRYIRDTLPLDTWESVMRYVRCHIFCLLGTTLFMDKSTAYAHAKYLPLLQNFDQIGSYSWDQLV; encoded by the coding sequence ATGCTAGCTGCTCTTGTGGAAAGGTGGCGGCGGCTGGAGACACATACGTTCGGTGAGGTTACAGTGACACTGGAGGACGTGTTATACATATTCGGCCTACCGATCGACGGAGAGGTTATGACTGGTTGGATCAATAGCAGTCACGACTTCTTGATCATGCAGAGCCTTAGCGAACCCCAAGTGAGCAGTTCCTCCAAGAATTACATAAATCTTTCATGGGTTCGCTATATTAGAGACACACTGCCTTTGGACACATGGGAGTCTGTTATGCGCTATGTTAGGTGTCACATCTTCTGTCTGCTGGGTACCACACTCTTCATGGATAAGTCGACGGCATATGCCCACGCAAAGTATCTACCACTGCTCCAGAACTTTGATCAGATTGGTAGTTACAGTTGGGATCAGCTTGTCTAG